The proteins below are encoded in one region of Ferrimicrobium sp.:
- the ppk1 gene encoding polyphosphate kinase 1, which yields MSQSFEVPYEPESRRTSQASSRYFNRELSWLEFGARVLELAADEHLGALARAKFFAIFGSGLDEFFQVRVAGLKDQLVSPFTIRSTDGLTAREQLRAIRTRLIPILEGAEESYENQLVPRLAELGVQIERVRSLPGSTKERLRRNFEAELYPVLTPLSVDPSHPFPYISNLSLNLAVAVRDSADHEERFARIKVPTNFPRLYPIGSGSFVLIEDLIQTFAGLLFPGMEIGESALFRVTRNTDLVLEEGEADDLLALVETELRRRRFGRAVRLEVAADASPAIQSLLIDELELHRDDVYSTRMPLDMRCLFEIYDLGLEGERGPRAAGRTPPPFSHLDGEPTDLFAALKSNDVLVHHPYDSFSSTVEAFVSAAATDPDVLAIKQTLYRTSGDSAIVGSLIDAAESGKQVVVIVEVKARFDELANIGWARKLEDAGVHVVYGVVGLKTHCKAIMVIRRENGTLMRYCHLGTGNYNAKTARSYEDLGLFTVDEEIGHDLGEVFNYLTGFSRPSHLEKLVLAPMALRARITELIERETARGDEGFVTFKVNGLVDPGVIEALYRASQAGVEVRGLVRGICALKPGEPGLSENIVIRSIVGEFLEHSRVFVFGDPEDVRSEVLVGSSDLMQRNLDRRVEVLFPLEDSALRRRVISMLALEWQDDTNAWTLDAQGGWQRLPPIRGISSQLILNGTRPEEAVVHGS from the coding sequence ATGTCCCAATCCTTTGAGGTTCCCTATGAACCTGAGTCACGTCGTACTTCTCAGGCATCATCACGGTACTTCAATCGCGAACTCTCCTGGCTCGAGTTTGGCGCAAGGGTGCTCGAGCTCGCGGCGGACGAGCATCTTGGTGCCTTGGCAAGGGCGAAGTTTTTCGCTATCTTTGGATCCGGTCTTGACGAGTTTTTCCAGGTTCGTGTGGCTGGGCTGAAGGATCAACTCGTCTCCCCTTTTACGATCCGCTCGACCGATGGTTTAACGGCCCGTGAGCAGTTGCGTGCCATACGGACACGGCTCATTCCCATCCTTGAGGGTGCCGAAGAGAGCTATGAGAACCAGCTCGTGCCTCGCTTGGCTGAGCTAGGGGTGCAGATCGAGCGGGTGCGGTCGCTCCCTGGATCAACCAAAGAGCGCCTTCGCCGTAATTTTGAGGCGGAGCTGTACCCAGTGCTGACCCCTCTCTCGGTTGACCCCTCCCACCCCTTCCCCTACATCTCGAATCTCTCGCTCAACTTGGCGGTTGCGGTGCGCGACTCCGCAGATCATGAGGAGAGGTTTGCACGGATCAAAGTGCCGACGAACTTTCCACGACTCTATCCGATCGGCAGTGGCTCCTTTGTCCTCATCGAAGACCTGATCCAGACCTTTGCTGGGCTGTTGTTTCCGGGGATGGAGATAGGTGAGAGTGCGCTGTTTCGCGTGACTCGAAACACAGACCTCGTCCTTGAGGAGGGCGAAGCTGATGATCTGCTGGCCCTTGTCGAGACCGAGTTACGCCGTCGACGCTTTGGACGCGCCGTCCGTCTTGAGGTGGCAGCCGATGCATCGCCGGCCATTCAGTCCCTTTTGATCGACGAATTGGAGTTACACCGCGACGATGTCTACTCCACCAGAATGCCGCTTGACATGCGTTGTCTGTTTGAGATCTACGACCTTGGCCTCGAAGGAGAGCGCGGGCCAAGGGCAGCGGGTCGTACGCCGCCACCCTTCTCCCATCTCGACGGGGAACCGACGGACCTTTTTGCGGCGCTCAAGAGTAATGACGTGCTCGTCCATCACCCCTACGACAGTTTCTCGTCTACCGTCGAAGCCTTCGTGTCTGCCGCCGCCACGGATCCAGATGTCTTGGCGATCAAGCAGACCTTATACCGAACCTCCGGAGATTCCGCGATTGTGGGATCGTTGATCGATGCGGCCGAGAGTGGCAAACAGGTCGTCGTGATTGTGGAGGTCAAGGCACGCTTCGACGAATTAGCCAATATCGGCTGGGCACGCAAGCTCGAGGATGCTGGTGTTCACGTCGTCTATGGGGTCGTCGGCCTGAAGACGCATTGTAAGGCGATCATGGTCATTCGACGGGAGAATGGTACCTTGATGCGCTATTGCCATCTTGGCACCGGCAACTACAACGCCAAAACGGCGAGAAGTTATGAGGATCTCGGGCTCTTTACCGTCGATGAGGAGATAGGGCACGACCTCGGGGAGGTGTTCAACTATCTCACTGGGTTCTCGCGACCGTCACATCTTGAGAAGCTGGTTCTAGCGCCGATGGCGCTACGGGCGCGTATCACTGAATTGATCGAGCGAGAGACGGCCCGAGGAGATGAGGGGTTTGTCACTTTCAAAGTGAATGGACTCGTCGATCCGGGTGTGATCGAGGCCCTCTACCGAGCGTCGCAGGCTGGCGTGGAGGTCCGGGGGCTCGTGCGAGGTATCTGCGCTCTCAAACCTGGGGAGCCGGGCTTATCCGAGAACATCGTTATCCGCTCTATCGTGGGCGAGTTCTTGGAACATTCGCGAGTGTTTGTCTTTGGAGACCCCGAGGATGTGCGTTCAGAGGTGCTGGTGGGTTCCAGCGATCTCATGCAGCGCAACCTCGATCGACGTGTCGAAGTCCTGTTTCCTTTGGAGGACTCCGCACTCCGTCGGCGCGTCATATCGATGCTCGCCCTTGAGTGGCAGGATGACACCAATGCCTGGACCCTCGATGCTCAAGGAGGTTGGCAGCGATTACCCCCCATTCGTGGAATCTCCTCCCAGTTGATCCTCAATGGTACTCGCCCAGAGGAGGCGGTGGTTCATGGCTCGTGA
- a CDS encoding FtsW/RodA/SpoVE family cell cycle protein, whose amino-acid sequence MKTNEQVGIRTRGYERRRRELELVIVADLITIFAWVLGYFGLHPNGHITLAQPWLAIVVLAPLGAHVTNRYFASNADTILLPIAALLNGLGFVMIGVLDTQEAHLQAIWTLVSVLAYVGTIVLVRNPDSLDRYRYLLAIAGIGLLFSPLIPGIGEDIGGERLWVHFGSLSFQPVEIGKLLLAIFLSSLIVEKKDLLARLRGGGLRRFGPIALTFGIALAIMAAEKDVGFALLIFVTFVLVMWIGTGNRTYLFFGAITFVFGLIVGGALLPQVHQRITVWLDPWKYAATTGYQLIQAQYAFGIGGLSGTGLGLSHPTVPVATSDFIFAAFGQELGLLGTSAIIISFLLLTGAGIRIALRANGEFSSLLAMTLTVILALQTFFILAGVIRVLPLTGMTLPFLAYGGSSLLANYVLLGVLMRVSHRSNQHADPREAQPNHP is encoded by the coding sequence GTGAAAACAAATGAGCAGGTGGGGATCCGCACACGCGGTTATGAACGGCGTCGGCGTGAGCTCGAACTCGTCATCGTCGCTGACCTGATCACCATCTTTGCATGGGTGCTGGGCTACTTCGGGCTCCACCCCAATGGGCATATCACCCTCGCCCAGCCCTGGCTCGCGATCGTCGTCTTGGCGCCCCTTGGTGCCCACGTCACCAATCGTTACTTCGCCTCCAACGCCGATACCATCCTTTTGCCCATCGCAGCGCTCCTTAACGGTCTTGGCTTTGTGATGATCGGGGTGCTCGATACCCAGGAGGCCCACCTGCAGGCTATCTGGACCTTGGTGTCCGTATTGGCCTATGTGGGTACCATCGTGTTGGTGCGCAACCCTGATTCGCTCGACCGCTACCGCTATCTACTCGCTATCGCGGGTATCGGCCTTCTGTTCAGCCCCCTTATTCCCGGGATTGGTGAAGACATCGGCGGAGAACGGCTTTGGGTTCACTTTGGTAGCCTCAGTTTCCAACCTGTCGAGATCGGCAAGCTCCTCCTGGCCATCTTCCTCTCTTCACTCATCGTTGAAAAGAAGGATCTCCTTGCTCGGCTTCGCGGGGGTGGTCTCCGACGTTTTGGCCCCATTGCACTCACCTTCGGCATTGCACTCGCGATCATGGCAGCGGAAAAAGATGTCGGCTTTGCGCTGCTCATTTTCGTCACCTTCGTACTGGTCATGTGGATCGGCACGGGCAACCGTACCTACCTCTTTTTTGGAGCCATCACCTTCGTTTTTGGACTCATCGTGGGCGGTGCGCTCTTGCCGCAGGTGCACCAGCGGATCACGGTTTGGCTCGATCCCTGGAAATACGCCGCAACGACTGGTTATCAGCTGATTCAGGCTCAATACGCCTTCGGGATCGGCGGACTCAGCGGTACTGGTCTCGGGCTAAGCCACCCGACCGTACCAGTAGCCACCTCGGACTTCATTTTTGCCGCCTTTGGCCAGGAGCTCGGCCTTCTTGGCACCAGCGCGATCATCATCTCGTTCCTCCTTCTCACCGGTGCTGGAATCCGGATAGCGCTACGAGCAAACGGTGAGTTCAGCTCCCTGCTCGCCATGACCTTGACGGTGATTCTCGCCCTGCAGACCTTCTTCATCCTGGCTGGTGTCATTCGCGTACTACCGCTCACCGGTATGACCCTTCCCTTCCTGGCCTATGGAGGATCATCGCTCTTGGCCAATTATGTCCTTCTTGGTGTGCTGATGCGGGTATCCCATCGCTCCAACCAACACGCCGATCCACGAGAGGCGCAGCCGAACCACCCATGA